The window TTATACTAAACCCCATGAAATTAACTCAAGTacaaaaatgttttgattttttaaaaacataaatatataataaaaatgtgattttttctattttttttatattgattttcagAAATTTATCATACCAATAATTTACCATACtagtttttacaaaaatgaaaatcattcccattatgaaatattttcaacctCCTTCAAAATCATTCCAAGTTCTTTGAGGACAATGCTGCAAAATATGTGCAGAAAAAAAGACCTGACTTCTCTCATTTGTATAAATATTGATagtattattttcttcaatatttttataatattcaacATTTTCTCCATTTGTTTCATCTTCCGCCTGTTCTGTTTGAACACTGATcaatagaaaaaggaaactcTGAATATACCAACCACTCCATGGCATGAAACAAACGGCTATAAAGCTTGGATTCTAATAAAACGAGCGGTcagaaaataaatgagattatCATCATCACACTAAGAATCTGAACCCCCAAAGGGTAACAACCATTAAGTAATTGGTTTCTGAGTACCAAAACAAGGGACTTTTAAGTGGTAATATGGGTGTGTCCCGCCTTCAAAGAGGCCATAATCCAAATGTTACAGAAATGAGAATGGAATACATGCAAATTACATCTCTAGCTTCCAAAAATGAGTGAAACcccaaaatagaaaagaaaacctccaaaagaaaaatattgaatagaGGAATATAATGATAAATGGATTTCAAGTATGCCTTGAATCCAATGTGGGCACGTCGTAAAAAAAACTGATATTATGGGACTGTAGCCTTTTTATGTACACAAGCACCCTGTTTTACTCTCTGTAGATTCTGCAATAGAATCTGAGCTTTGGCCAAATGCTGGGATCATGAAGTGCAAAGAGCAGATCTTTGGCCACAAGGAATGTGTTGAATATATGAATGGTCAATTTGATTGGTCCGacttctaaaaaaatttgtaaccTGAGGAACCTGACGGGGGTGGTGCTGGCGGCCGCCGGTTGGGAGTACGGCGGCTGGAGTTTGAGCCGGAGCTGACATCACCATTCTGTGCTGGGTCACTGTAATGCCGACTGTGACCATTAGAACCAGATCGAGACAAATCAGAGCTGTAGTCAACAGGTCCATTGGCTGCAGCATCAAATGCTGATCTCCAGTCATCACCACCGGATGGACCACTGGTTTTTGGGCTGCTTTCTGCAAATGAagtaaaaaccaaatttttcaGAATTTCAAATAGGGGGATTCCATGGACCACAGTGAAATGGAGAGTTCgtaaaatgaaaaaggaaaagacacGGAAATTTGAAAAGCATaatgagaaagggaaaaaatgaaacttttaaCATAATTGTACTAACTTGAAAATGATAGCTAGATTTGCTTCCCTAATATTAGTTGTAAGagtaaaaagaaatgactaaGTTCGAACAGATCAAGATATCCTAGGTCCAATAGCTACAATCATGATTAGATGTTCAAGCCAAACCCTATCTTCCTATTAAATGGACCTAAAGTTCCTAGCAAAAGCCGTCCTCGTTGAACTCATCAGCatccaaaaacacaaaaagataccattcattttacaaaattcatttttttctagaatTGAGAATAAAGTTCTTCAAGCCAAGAGActtgtttgattatgttttcCAAAAACAGTTTCTCTGTATATGTTTCCAAAAGCAGTAAGAGCGAGCATTAATTCATTGATCCCTGTGTGTTCTGATCTATTCTGAAATCAGCCACATTTGTATACAAGTTTTATCAAACCGAAGACAAAAAAAAGTCAGTGTTTTCTTCCTTATCCTAATAATAGTTTGAAATTCTTGGACTTGATGCAGAAATTAGCAAAGAGAGAGCTAGGaatttgtgtttaaaaagaGGCAATGGAGGCATAAACTTCATATACTTCCCATTTCATACCTGCTCCACCAACACCATTTGACCAGCTAGAGGCAGCAGCTGCCCGATTGTCATGAATGCTGAGTTGGCGAGTTAGTTTTGAAAGGAGGGAGGACTGCTTCTGGTAGCGCTCCCTCCTACGCTTTACATTCTGATCCTCTAGAAGGAGCTCTTCGATCCTTGCTGTGCTTTGTGCGCTGTCCAGACAAACAGAAAGGAGACATGATATATTTCCTAGGACAGTTATAATAAAGAACTTCATTTGATCAATCATTGCATACACAAAGAGAATTCATGCCATTGGCATAGAGGGGAGAGCAGAAAAAATGACTCTCAGGCCTGCTAGTGCATGGTACTGACTAGGATCAAATTCCACCTTTACattatacaaataaaaagtaaaggaTGAGTTTGTGTATGGATTGTTTATTTATATGGGAATATCTCTTTACCTGATTGAGCTGTACAACTGATTTAGCATGTCTTCCTTAGCTTTCTCAACTTGGCAAAGAACAACTGCCTGCCAACCAATCGACCACATATTCAAGCATTTGTAAGTGACCAGATGTAAAGATGCAAAAATGAGAATTCAGGGACAAGTGCTTACTTTAGGGACATTAGCAGCCAGACTGTTTAAAACCGCTTCAACATAGCCACGCACTTCTTGAGACATCCATCGAAGTTCTTCTTCTGGGTCGGCAGGTCTTCGGACCATTGTATCCTGAAAAGCAATTTCAGATCAACAATCATACAAGGAACCATAATATAGGGGAACTAAATTGCTTATTTAAggcataattttaaaaaaaaaaatgtcaatagGAGCTTCAATGTCCAAAAGATAAACAGCAGTCCCAAactaaagaaatttcaaaagttaATCTACCAATAACTAGAATCGCATCAGGCACAAGTGTCATTAAATTTTCAAGAGATTTTAGCATTTAAACACAATTCACAAAGCCGAAGCATATACACTACAAGAGACAGCAGGCAGAAGGCACAAGTGAAAAACTCACCAGGGAACCATCAGAAAGACTTTGCCGCATGGTAAGACCACCTTCAGTGGATGCCCCTTTCATTTGACCCCCTTTGGAAGGTTGAATAACACTGCTTATCTTGTTTACCCATTCAACTTTATCTGCCATACTCTCTGCCTTAAGCACCACAGCACTGTGGGCTGcaagattaattaaaaatttgttttatttaaaattgtaagtCAAAACAAAAACCAGAGGACTATCCACCTAAGTAGAGCACAATGAACTAGGACAAGAACAAACCtttcaaaactgttttataTGGAACCTTGCTCGTTATCTTGAAAACAAGACTGGTGTTCTTTCCTGAATCAGGCCCATTGGCCTTCTTATCCTTTGAACTTTTTCGGGGAGGTTCTTCCTCATCTGAAACCTCTTCTACGTTACATTCCTGCACGGCACATAAATGAAATGAGGCATGTTCAATAACTTGCACagaaatccaaaattttaataataatccACTCTATAGCAAGAATGCATTTTTATGGtcataatataattattcttATCAAAACATGGTAGTCACAAAGGCaatgtaaaataaatcaaaattatttaaaacactCCTACTGAAAACAAAATCCAGCATACAGTGTATCACAATTGGTTTTCCATCCATGCCTAGTGTTTGGATAAGGAAGGTTATGAcccaatttatcaaaaaaaaaaaaggttatgacccaattttcaaaaacgTTTAGGAGCCTATTTGCCTGTTTAAAATAGGGACAAGTCTCAAATTTGTGCACGTAGataaatataaaggaaaaggttCTCCGGTATCTAGTAAACTTTTCAAGGAACCAACCTGGTTCCATGGTTCATAACCTTTCAAGGTTCCAGCTTGGTGCCATGGCTCATAActaattttagtataaaaataaattttagtatgGTAAGATGTATAGGAATAAAGGAAAGTGGTTGAGGTGGGGATGTGAGAGGTTCTAGGTTAAAGTCCCAACATAGGCCAAAGCAAACctttaaaaaagggaaaaaccaaaatgaaaacaaacaaacaaaatatatatatgtgtgtgtgtgtgtgtgtgtgtgtgtgtgtgtgtgtgtgtgtgtgtaaatacaataagaaatttatcaaaaaaatatgtatataaatacaataagaaaatagagagtACCAATAATGACCCTAATTTCCTTAACTAATGGAACCactaaaatgaaattcaaaacgATCCACCCACTGTTAGTTTCTTAGCTATAAGAAATACTTTATGAAAGGATTTCTCATTGCAATGTACCACTTTTTATGACATAGTGTGATGATGAAAGAAGAATGCAAGAAAAAGAGGCAAACAGTCTTGTCACTCATTTTGCACAAAAAGCAAATATCCAGAGAGAGAGGTTTCCTTTCTCTTGAATCTCAAAGCATTGAATTGATGTTCACCTCATCGTGAGCTCTCAACCAAATCAAAACACTTGAGGAAGaaacttttccttcaaaatcaTTTTGGCAGGGAGCAAGCAGTTGTGCACACTTGAATCAAGAAACTATGAAATGTAAACAACAATTACACAAGAGTGCCactattttcaagaaacaaaCAGAGATGATACAAAAAGTCCAAAATGATGGTCAACTCTTCAAGAATATTCAAGTAAGGTCATTTCCGAAACTTTTCTATCCTAGAtactactttaaaaaattaaatttccaaaGAGCAATCAAGAAAAAAGCTGTAGAAAACATTCACTTgttataattcaaaaaaaaatggagtggGCATACACACTCAGATATATTAGCATCCAATATAAACCCAACTTTGCTTTCAATATTTACAATGGTTAAAATTTTGGCCACAACAGAACAAAAAATTCTGGTTATTGGTATTTATTGCAATCCATACCTCTAAAGTGATGACACCACGGAAATGCCTTTCCTCTTGCTTTTTGGTGTAACCAAGCTGTGAAACAAAAAGACAACCATATTGATGAAATACGGCACTCTgtcattttaaaattcaatgatACATTTGATGGAGACAAAAATGGTGCAAACAACCAATGAAAGAATACAAAAAGGGTACATCCAGTGATGAACTGATACTTTACTAACCTTGCCAGTCTTTTCATTTAAAACAAACCATCGCCTGCTCCATCCATtagttttttcacttttcttcaaTAGAAAGCCTGTATATGTATAAAGTAAAAggttggagagagagagagagagagagagagagagagatgttgATACAAGAGAAGATGCACAATACATGCCATTATACATGTAAGGGTGACTTCAGATATCCTTGGAAGCTTGATAACGTGATATAACAGATTCAAGAATTGGCTAGAAGTTCATACACACAGATTGTAAATTATCAAAACAgattctattttatattatattcctTAGAAATATATAGTTGTACCAGTAAGCATCAAGTTCTGCACATGCCTGTACAGATACGACAACCACAACAAATATCAAAAAGGTATCCATGTGCTCAGCCCACACAGATCATTTCAATTGACAAACAAATAAGGAAATACCAATCAAAGAAAACTTAAACATGACCAAAAAGGAAAGGTATAGAAATGACTTAGAACCTCTGTAACtagaaaatttttcctcaaaagcTGAAGCTACCATATAGAAACATACTACCATTTAAGGAAATGTTACATCCCCAAATGTTATTGCTTTTTGGGATCTTTGATGCTATAAAAATTAACACAATCCTAAGAGGGGTCTAGCCATTATATAGGGAAACACACACACCCCACAAAACACTGAACTGAGGATCCTCAAAAGTAGAGACAAAAGCAACTCACTATCAGTAAAATTACTAGCCTAATACTGAGCTGTACAGAAGCATACCTGCTGTGATCTCACCACCAGGACCAGCTATCTTCAAAGCTGAGCCCTcttgtgtttctttttctgACTGACCAGATTTATCCTTCATTGATTTCAAACTTCCTCCGGATTGCTGACCACCAGTTTGAGGACTAGTTGCCTAAGTATAAGGCCATAGTAGACAGTAAGAAGGGGATTATTTTTGACAAATGATTGGAAAGGAACTAAGAGAAAGGAGGCATTAACTCCATCAAACTACGATGATTTATACAAAGAAAAGAACTGCATCATAACAAGATGACCACTCATGCAACTTTGGTAACTCagcaatatttttaaaataattcttactCATATTTGGAttagagaaaaatattataCCCTATTCAAAATCGATTGCTCTGCCTCATGTCCTTTTTTTGAGGATCGGTTCTTCAGCTCTTCTTCCCGTCGCTGTCTCTCCATCCTAATATAAATTAAGCACATAAATCAAATAGATAAACCGTAGGCAAACATAAGCCACTCAATATATTGAGATCACTGGCATTATAGCATACATGTAAACAGCAGCATATGACAATGGCAAACCAGGAAGAGATGGCgagatggagagagagagagagatgaataAATCCATCAAACAAGGTATTTTTAATTCCTAAACATGAGGTGAAAATCCATCAAATAGGATGTATTAAATTTGTAAACATGAAATGGCTACTCTATGATTTTTAAGTTCGACAGTCTAAAACATAGATATGGCctaagaatgttttttttttagtttactgAAACAGTAACAATAATAGCTCAAAAGTTTCTACTTGTTGACAATGGATCCAAAATATAGGCTTATATCATATTCCCAGTACCTTCTTTGCACCAAACGAATGAAGTGTTGAGGGGGCACAAAAGCTCGCTCCATATCCACTAGGGCAACCACCATTTTCTTAGCTTCATTCTTGAACACATCTAGTGCAGCAGTTGCAATTGCCACgacctaataaaaataaaaaataaaaaatcaaatagatTTTTTAGGTATGAAGGATTAAAATTACGCACAATCctgaatatataaataaatactgCCAGCACAAGAACAGGTGCgcaatcaaagaaaatataccTCTCTCTTGAAAGGAGGATATCTCCCCAGACCTGGCGTAGCATTTGCAGCAGCAGAAACTACATCTACCAGGACACGGTGCACCTATGTTTCATAGTCATCAATATGCAACAAACACAGCAGGTGGTTAAAGAATTCCATTCAATGGGCCACATAGACATCAAATAACAAAGGGAAAAGTCAAGTATTAGGCAAAGGTTTGAGTATCATTAAAAGTATGTATAGGGTTTCCTATTTGGAAATACATACGACGGTAAAAAAGGTGGTGGCgaaataaagaatgaaagatTCATTGGTAAAACTGCAGAGAGAAATGCTAGTATCTTTGAGGATAGATGGAGGTCCATGGAGGCTACTTGAAATAATTTACTCCTCGTCCTCCTTTTGAGCATCTGTCACTTATCCTTTTGCAAGTACTTCTTTGAACTTTCTATTGCTAGATAGGAAAAATGTTTGCTCCTCCAAGAGATCACCTGGGAAGACTATGTATGATTGGTTACCTCcattaagttaaattttaaaggTCATTCTTTAGGTAATCCTAAACAATTAGGAATACAAGCTATGGTGCAGTACAAAGGGCTTATCTAAACCTGCTGTACTGGGTTTAGCTACCAAAGGCAAAGATACTAACATTACTAGGGGGCTTACAGGGTAAATATTTGTGTCAATCCAACCTCAATTTAGAAAGAGATTTTTCTGTTGTTATTTCTTAGGCCGCCTGTTAGAAGAGAGGCTCATAGAAGTTAAATGATTGTTTTCACAAAATGGGATGCTCTTATCTTGGGTTCCTTTGCTCAGCTAATCAAGCTAGAACAATTACCCAAACAAGGAGCAAACCAGTTAGTTTATTCTATTGGAGGCTTCTTTCCTCCCTAATTGCATAGAGCATTTGTAATGTGCGCATATTCTTTTTCTGCTTATAGTTTGTGCATACATTTCTATTCTCTGATTAGCTTGCACATTCCAGAAGGTTTATACATCCAActtttattttccattcaatgtaatgaatatgtttgttttcaattaaaaaaagaaaaaaaagttgtcaAATTACCCCTCCAGAATGGCTATAGTTTTTCTAGAACAAAGAGGGTTGTGGCAGTATCATCAAGTTATCAGGGGTGAAATTTGAATTATGGTATCAAAGAGGAGCATGAAGACTGAACATTTACACAAAGAAGGCAGAAGCAGCAAAGCATCTGAAATATCAAAAGCAACTCTGCAAGGCTATTCAAATCCATTCTTCAAAAGAAGGGGAAACTCAGAACTTATGAATAATTATCCTTACCTCATCAACACAAAGCCGTGATGGCTCTTTTGCAAGCTCCAAGACACCTTTTATTAACGATCTCAAACCTTTCTCAGGAGATATAAGATATGGTTGATAACCATCAGCTTCTAACACAATCTGTGACCAAATGGGGGAAAATCACTCAAAGTAATTAGACCTcaaaaataatccaaaatatAGTATAAAATTGAGACCGAACAACACAATGATAGATACCCTTTTGACATTGTTGATGTCAAAATGCCTGTCTAAAGGGAGCTGCTTGATCCTGTTAGGAAAATTCCCCTCAAAACTGGCTACAACCTTCCAACCAGCACCCTGCCACGTAAAtgtaacatataaaatttaagaacGAATAATCATAGCACTAAATATTGCTATAACTATAAGTACAGGATAGGAAAGAATTATGATATTGAATTCCATTGCAGGGTTTATCATACTATGAGAATGATAGGACAGTGGCGTGCTATGAATGCCATTGAGCAGTTTATAATACTGTGAGAATGATTCAAATTCCCACCATGACTAATTCAATTTCTCATAATCCTAGAAACTCAAGGTCAGAAATTTTCTAGTCAGGCAGAGTTACAAAAAAGAGGCTAACCTGCTCATCTGCCTCCCTCTTTTTTTCAATCTCATTCTTATTAAAAcaggttatcaaaaaaaaaaaaatgcaaaaacacTTTTGACATCCATCTGAGAAATCCCAAAATATGTGATATAAACATGGCAGCTCAAAACCATATTCCATGCAAAAACAGAAGAAAGAGATATATGCTTTCATAGTTACAACAATGCTACCACTCTTTTTCACATACATCTGAGAAATCCCAAAACATGTGATATAAAAATACAATCTATGCGCCACTACTCCTAAACTGTTCATTCCTTCTCAATTTTTGACTGAACGATACTGAGAAAATGGGGTATTTGTTCTAACCAAGCATTCCTTTGCAATAGCAGAATTCTCTGAAAACCaccttccttcttcttcttttttctctctttttcttttctttttttttttctgatgggcaattttcttcatttcataCTCTGAAAACCAAAGATCATCTCATCTATACATTTTCTAAcctctttcattttaatatcCATTAACAGATTTGTATGAGCATTTTTGGCAGTAAGGAGGTATATTCTTCCCTAGTTTTGCATATAACAATATTAGTATTTGCAAGAGAATGTGCACACATTAAAAAATTGACTCACCTCACCCCCTGCAATGTGCAGGAGGAACTTATCCTCAAATTCACGGCAAAGTTCCAAAGCTATAGCCCTAGTGCCTTCAGAACTATGGACCATTTGTTCACCAAGCCTTGCTAACTCATCCCCAACTATTTGGGACTTTCCTTGTAACCTACAGAAGGGTAAAGAAATGGAGATATTAGGAACTCAAGGAGAATAACTGTCATAGTCCGGAGACGAAAAATCTATATGTGTTCCTGAGCTGTGGTATCAGAAGAAGTTTATGACCAACTGATTAGAAATGAGGTATCATATCAAAGTTGTAGTAGTACACTGAGA is drawn from Vitis riparia cultivar Riparia Gloire de Montpellier isolate 1030 chromosome 18, EGFV_Vit.rip_1.0, whole genome shotgun sequence and contains these coding sequences:
- the LOC117906745 gene encoding dynamin-2A-like translates to MEAIDELVQLSESMRQAAALLADEDVDENSSSSSSRRGSTFLNVVALGNVGAGKSAVLNSLIGHPVLPTGENGATRAPICIDLQKDGSLSSKSIILQIDNKSQQVSASALRHSLQDRLSKGASGKSRDEIYLKLRTSTAPPLKLVDLPGLDQRIMDETLVSDYAQHNDAILLVIVPAAQAPEIASSRALKIAKEYDGDGTRTIGVISKIDQAASDQKILAAVQALLLNQGPRSTSEMPWVALIGQSVSIASAQSGSVGSENSLETAWRAESESLKSILTGAPQSKLGRIALVDALAQQIRSRMKVRLPNLLSGLQGKSQIVGDELARLGEQMVHSSEGTRAIALELCREFEDKFLLHIAGGEGAGWKVVASFEGNFPNRIKQLPLDRHFDINNVKRIVLEADGYQPYLISPEKGLRSLIKGVLELAKEPSRLCVDEVHRVLVDVVSAAANATPGLGRYPPFKREVVAIATAALDVFKNEAKKMVVALVDMERAFVPPQHFIRLVQRRMERQRREEELKNRSSKKGHEAEQSILNRATSPQTGGQQSGGSLKSMKDKSGQSEKETQEGSALKIAGPGGEITAGFLLKKSEKTNGWSRRWFVLNEKTGKLGYTKKQEERHFRGVITLEECNVEEVSDEEEPPRKSSKDKKANGPDSGKNTSLVFKITSKVPYKTVLKAHSAVVLKAESMADKVEWVNKISSVIQPSKGGQMKGASTEGGLTMRQSLSDGSLDTMVRRPADPEEELRWMSQEVRGYVEAVLNSLAANVPKAVVLCQVEKAKEDMLNQLYSSISAQSTARIEELLLEDQNVKRRRERYQKQSSLLSKLTRQLSIHDNRAAAASSWSNGVGGAESSPKTSGPSGGDDWRSAFDAAANGPVDYSSDLSRSGSNGHSRHYSDPAQNGDVSSGSNSSRRTPNRRPPAPPPSGSSGYKFF